A region of the Acinetobacter defluvii genome:
GACTTTTGATTATCGTGGTGTGGGGGCATCCTCACCGAAAAACTTAAAAGGTTTTGAAATGTCCTATCTCGATTGGGGAAAACTCGATCTGGCAGGCGCAATTGACTATTTTGCCGATGAACAACTGCCTTTATTTGTGGTCGGACATTCCTATGGAGGACAGGCTTTAGGTTTAACCCCCAATCATGCCAAAGTCACTGCCATGTACTGCTTTGGCACAGGTGCAGGTTGGCATGGGTATATGCCCTTGAAAGAAAGATTGAAAGTTCAGGTGATTTGGAATATTGTCTTCCCCCCGATAGTGGCTGCGACAGGTTATTTGCCATGGAGCAAGTTCAATATGGGTGCAGACTTACCTAGAGGCGTCTATCAACAATGGCGAAAATGGTGTAAAAATCCGACTTATTTCTTTTCGGATCCTGAGCAAGCAGCGCTGAAAGATTTATATGCTCAAGTAAAAGTACCTATTTATGCCGTGGCAGCTTTGGATGATGATTGGGCATTACCAAATTCACGGCATGCTTTTATGCAACATTATCAAAATGCAGAAATGCATTATATCGATATCACTGCCAATCGCCTTGGCTTAAAACAGATTGGGCATATGGGTTATTTTCGTCAAGGCTCAGAAGCCATTTGGGATCAACTCCTACATACTTTTGATCAGCTTATTTATGATTAAGTGTTTATTTCTTTTATAGAAAATCATGCTCGTGCCTTACAATTTACAATACAGGGCGACGCAGGTACCAGTATGAAGCTGTTGGCACAAGCATGTAGTTAAGTAAGGCTGCTTTTCATTATTCTCGTTTGAATCAAGATTTTTGATTTAGAACAAGTAACATTTTAAGGTCGAGCTATAGGTTTTAAAATATACTTTAAAATCAAATTATTGTTTTAAATTCTACTTTATGCTCTACGCCATGATGATCGACATGAGTGTAAAAAATTCCATATTTACCGACATAATATTCTAAAGATTGATGACGATAATTCCAGTAGATACACCATTCGTCTAAATCAAATTCACCAATTTGACTGTCCGTTTTGGCAGGCATTTTACTTAAAAATTGTTGCTGAATTTGTTCTGCTTGTGCCAGCTGTGTACATTGTAATTGCTGTTCAAATAGTAATTTTGCGACATCATCAAATAACAATTGTTCTTCATCGTTAAATGCCATCGGCTCAATTTTTGTGGTGTGTATTTTCGGTTGGGTCGCATCTTTGACCGCTTTAAAAGTTGAAGGTTTAAATTTGGAAATTTGCTGAGTAGTGAGCATTCGATACACCAAAAAAATCACGATCATAACAATTATCAAAACCAGCAGCATTTTCATATTTAAAGCTCCTCTTGATTCAGTTTTATCATCTCAGCTTATTTATTATTCTACCTAAATGCGTCATGCTGGAAGTTTTTTAAATGACCTGAAGAGTACGTTAAGCCTTTGGTATTTTCTTTTTTTAGTACAAGGGCTTGCCCTACTTTTTTAAACTTTGCTTGTGTCTTCGCATCATCTCCAATATAAACTTTCTTTTGTAAAATAATGTTTTCACCTTGAACAACGACATCCACACTGCCTTCATCAGACGTCATATAAGGGATTTTTGTAGAATATACATGTTGTGCA
Encoded here:
- a CDS encoding alpha/beta hydrolase family protein — protein: MQNLQRQTETFGFDTEQVSLNALDGYVLNGVIYSPTIVTIKAKIILASATGVPQGFYRRFSEYMTQYGYQVLTFDYRGVGASSPKNLKGFEMSYLDWGKLDLAGAIDYFADEQLPLFVVGHSYGGQALGLTPNHAKVTAMYCFGTGAGWHGYMPLKERLKVQVIWNIVFPPIVAATGYLPWSKFNMGADLPRGVYQQWRKWCKNPTYFFSDPEQAALKDLYAQVKVPIYAVAALDDDWALPNSRHAFMQHYQNAEMHYIDITANRLGLKQIGHMGYFRQGSEAIWDQLLHTFDQLIYD